In Macaca nemestrina isolate mMacNem1 chromosome 11, mMacNem.hap1, whole genome shotgun sequence, a single window of DNA contains:
- the LOC105492649 gene encoding protein reprimo — MNPALGNQTDVAGLFLANSSEALERAVRCCTQASVVTDDGFAEGGPDERSLYIMRVVQIAVMCVLSLTVVFGIFFLGCNLLIKSEGMINFLVKDRRPSKEVEAVVVGPY, encoded by the coding sequence ATGAATCCGGCCCTGGGCAACCAGACCGACGTGGCGGGCCTGTTCCTGGCTAACAGCAGCGAGGCGCTGGAGCGAGCCGTGCGCTGCTGCACCCAGGCGTCCGTGGTGACCGACGACGGCTTCGCGGAGGGAGGCCCGGACGAGCGCAGCCTGTACATAATGCGCGTGGTGCAGATCGCCGTTATGTGCGTGCTCTCACTCACCGTGGTCTTCGGCATCTTCTTCCTCGGCTGCAATCTGCTGATCAAGTCCGAGGGCATGATCAACTTCCTCGTGAAGGACCGGAGACCGTCTAAGGAG